The genomic region TTTATTTAAACTGCTACTAAATATCTATGAAATATGCTGATTTTTGTTTCCCCACCAAGTGTTGCACCTCCTTACCCATACTGGCTGGAAAGATTGGTCCACCAGTGGGTCACTGCTTCAGTATTTAAACTGATTAGGGTTGCATGGTGTTTTAAATCACTGTCAAAGCCTACTAGTTTTAAAGACTGTGTGAAAAAGGCAATGTCTTCAGGACATTTGTTAACATTGgctaacaaaagcaacacagAGCATAAACTGAAGTGTCCCATTTAACCTGAACTGATCCAAATCAACATGTGGAATTAGTAAAAAGAACCAACTTTGCATGTGAACCCTAACGCTGCATATGTGTGATAATCTGTTAGCCTTAATGCTGGACATTGTTCCGTAGACTATGATGTTCAATTAGATACAAGGATGTCCATTTTAGCTTATTTGAGATACCAGATCTCACTTTATTGACTTAGAATAGTGACTTATTATGTTCAAATGTTTACCCACTATGTCGAAACAATTATTACTTTTGTCAACATATTTATTGACATATTGTGTCTGAACTATGACTTCTCTCAAAAAGGCGGCTATGTTGAAAtatcttattttctcaaaatactggcttattatattaaaataatgacttattatttCTTAATGACTTAGAAATTCTAATCAtcccaaaataattactttattCTTAAACTGTAATATGATATTGTTTTCacatagtatctcaaaatatcgagttaattagtcattttttgagatactaagtcaatattttgaacaaataaCATTTCAACATACTAAGCTGATATTATGAACAAAgtcaatattaaaaaataagtcATTCTTTCAAAATTGTTGACATTTAaagttaatatttaaaaaactcGAGATTCTAAGCTACTTTTTAAATATGAGTAGGTTAATTAGATTCTAAGTTAATTAAAGCGAGTAATTATTTCTAGAttctaagtcaatattttaaaaatgagatgTTATTTCGAGATTTTGAGATAATATTCAAAAATTGAGAAATTATTTCAAGATTCTAAgtcatattttggaaaaaaaaaacaatgaaaaaagtgaTTATTTCTAAATATTAAGTCAACATTACAAGAAAACTTTattaaataagtaattatttagaTATGTTGATACATTGCTGCTCCAAGGAGAGTTTAGAATAACCCTGGATACTTTTTGCCTCTTTCTCATCAGTGTCCAGCCAAATGGACAACACGTCCGCGCCCCGGCTCGCCCCCTGCAACCTGTCCTCTGCCTCTCCCCCGCAGAACTGCACGTCCTCCGGCTCGGACTTCTCCCTCTGGCTGCCGCTCGTGTACGCGCTCATCTGCGCGGTGGGGCTCGCGGGAAACACGCGGTCATCTGCGTGATCGCGAGAGCGCCCGGCATGAAGAGCGTGACGAACGTGTTCATCCTGAACCTGGCCATCGCCGACGACCTGTTCGCGCTCGTGCTTCCCGCGAGCATCGCCGAGCACGTGCTCCGCCGCTGGCCCTTCGGCGAGCTGGCGTGCAGAGCGGTGCTCTCCATAGACCACTACAACATCTTCTCCAGCGTCTACTTCGTGGCGCTCATGAGCGCGGACCGGTACGCGGTGGTGGCGTCCGCGCTGCGCTCGAGACGCGTGGCGCGACGCACGCGCGGGCTGGCCTGGGCGCTGAGCGCGTGCGTGTGGGCGCTCGTCGTGCTCCTCGTGGCGCCCTTCACCTTCTTCGCCGGCATGCACGTGAGCCCCGGTGACGACAGGCCGAGCTGCGTGCTGACGTTGCCGCGTCCGGAGGCCTTCTGGTTCGCGGCCACCCGGATCTACACGCTCATGCTCAGCTTCGTGCTCCCCGTGTCCATCATATGCGTCCTGTACGGCCTCATGCTCTGCAAGCTGCGGCGCGCGAGCGGCAAAGCGCTGGACAAGGTCAAGAGGAAGGTGACCGTGATGGTATCCGTGGTGCTGGCCGTGTGCCTGCTCTgctggaccccctttcaccTGAGTACGGTGGTCGCGCTCACCGCGGAGCTGCCCAACACGCCGCTGTTGGCGGGAGTCTCCTATTTCATTACGTGCCTGAGTTACGCCAACTCCTGCCTCAACCCCTTCCTCTACGCATTCCTGGACCCCAGCTTCAGGAGGGAGTTCAGGAAGATGCTGGACTGCTGACCTCAAACCGTTTCATGAGGAGCCAAACGCTGAAGGCGAATTCCACCGACTTTTAAAAAGTGTAGatatctgtataattaaatggttaatatgtaaacaaagccacttGGAGTGATTTGATGAGAAATGCTCTGTTGGAAAGAAACTTGATCAGAATTGTTAACAAGGGCTGTGATGGGAACTGATGGGAACTCATGggaagctccctcacagaaaattatttccttaaatggttatgaaccaTTGAACTGTCTAATGCACATAATGATGAACATAAGTTTTTTGGCCACAATGTAGTTTTACGAATCCATTAATGGCAGAAAGTGCATGCagagtgttgtgaggcaaaacagcttccaaataaaatgctttttatttttagttagcacttttttacacagttattaacattacatgtaaagGTCACAGGGAACGTGGAtgctcactggtcattttggacagtaaacaaAAGGCTGTATTTgggttgtagacattgcaacccttggttcctatcacgaccactgtaaagacatcagagcCTGTAAGTTTACactgaaccgtttcacatcaaactactctggaTGGTGATGAATTATGCAAAAGGTTTGGAAAATGGGTTGAATTCTCCTTTGAAGGGGGAgagtaactgcataaaataaagatgccaaaaggGTTCCTAGATGTGATGCTGTAGAAGAAGCGGATCTTACATTCAGTTAAACAATGTAGAACTGCCTCTTGTACATATTAGGACAACAAATCAATATTAATTGAATTGGACCATTTTTTCAAATGCACTTAATGTATTGTCATAAATGttaaatcagccaatcaggtcaaataaaagagaaagactGTTTTTCTCTCGGGATTTCCACCTAATGAGACGCACACTCAAAACAAATGAAGTGTGTTGTGCCTAAAATAGGTACTGTTTTGAGgattttttgattattttgtggattcaaatattgtattttctctttgtctctttggccatgtttttttttttgccttgttttaGGTACTATCTCTGTGTTGTCTTTCCTCCAAGGCTATCTTCCCTTATGCATATGCTTGCAGCCTATATTTAAGCTAGTTTTGGTTGGTCTTGTTAATGCCTAGATGTCATTTATTGCTGAGTGTGTTGCTAAACTGACTGGACACCAGAGTGACCGCTTTTAAAACAGCTCTAGTAGGATAAAGTTGCATCAGCACAGTTAACATCAAGCTCAATGAAGTCTAATGAGTTGAGTTGGGAATGTGGTATAAAGATTAGCTAATTTGAGTAAATTATATTGAATCAACAAAACTGCTTTCTTTTGAAAACCCTTTAATTGAGTGGAAATCATTTCCAAAACTCAGGTGAAGAATAATGAGCCCCAGTGCAGGGAAATGACCCTACACAACAATACTTTCAATTAAtccgaaaaaaaaaacaacaatgtaatttgcttgtttacttACGGTTGCGTAAAACAACTCAGTTCTCTCATGGTATGCCACCTCACCTtttaatatctaatatttatttaaatgtttatgttaTACTACTTATTTAAGTTTTACAAATTTAAGAATAATGAATATGCCATGAGATGCGTTATAAATAAGAGGGAGATGAAGTTCTGTCGGTGTACTGTTGCTGGAGGCTAACTGGTCAGGTGTGTTGTTAAGAAATTAGATCCTGGGTGTATAATAATGTCACTATCTATATGTGGAGATACATAGTTACTCCCCTGGAAAGAAGAACTTCCtttgattccctaaagaacctttcagtgaatggatttttaaaggAGTACTCTAGTATTTTTCTAATCTCTATCTACATCCATTGTGTACCTTTATACCGGACAGTAATTTAAGactacactatgtaagttttggggatttggagacctctctggtggaaaagtGTAATTGCATGTAACATATCGAAGAACACTTTGTAACATCGTTTCAGCTGATGAATCTGAGGATTGccagcattttaaaaaagctttcATAGAAAGTTAATGAAGGACATGTCACCCAATAGTGTAAGTGAATTGTCACCATATCTTCATCATTATAATTTAGATTTTGTGTTTGAGATCTAAACATTTTTGAGTCTGTATGTGGGACATTAGTACAGAACAGAGACGTCTTTATACACTGTACTCTATATCTGTGCACTACAGATACAGTAGATGGATAAGGTTTAAAATGCTGGATTATTCTTCTAAAGAACAAATCCACTGAAAGTTTTTTTAGGGAATCAAAAgcagttattttatgttattgcTACAAACAAACTATTGGCTAAATCTGTTGTGAATGAGTGAGATGAGGGAAATAATGCTGACAGGTCAGAAATGTTTGTTGAATGTTATGAGCAGTGTGACCAAGTGTGAAGAGGTAAGCAACTCTTGTTCATTGGAACTGTTACTTTGCTTCATTAATAAACTATTGAAACAATTGAAACTGTTTGTTACCAcgcaatatatacattttaagtaTTTGTTGCAGTATCAGGTTTCCTGTTAATATTAATAACCAAAACCAACCCTTGGGTATACACcagcagtgtttctgtccaGCTGGTGGCACTGGGgcacactttaaaataaaggggCACGGCCCAATGTCTTTCATTGTCAGTCATACAAACAGAACTTTTTTGACTGAAAACTCTAAGCAGGAAAATGTGTCCATCTAGACATAATAAAATGTGCTTTGCCTCCCATGTCCTCTCACTTCTCTACTTAAGTTTCCATTTCAAAATGCATGCAAAATAAttcaagacaaaaaaaacttgcaaagTGAGTTGTTATAAATCATACAGTACTTTAAGTGCATTAAATTCAACTTGACTTCATAAGTCTCTAACTTCACTAATGCCTCGATTTAGTGGTCTAATCTGTAACATTGGTAGGTGACAAGTGGTTAATCGCTAAAACAAACTTTAGCATTACTATTGTTGATTTGCTGTTAAACCTATAAATACATGCTGctaaatacaacacatttccaaaaaaggtggggGCGCGGtggagaatgtaaataaaaatagaatgcaacaATGTGCAAATCAGGTAAACCAtagtttttaaaggaaaaatgctacaaagacagcatatccaGTGTCCAAGGAGATACATATCCATATCCAAaggagaaattttattgttttttgaaaaatacatgcccattttgaaattgatgccattccaaaaaagtggggacaggggcatgtttactgcAATGTTTCATCACAGTACTCtttaagcgtttgggaactaaggagacactactgtagttttgaaagtgaaattttttcctgttcttgtttaaCATATGATGTCAGctgctcatttgtcatatttttcatttcataatgcaccaaatgttttcagtggtgcctgcaggcaggccagtttagcacctggactcttaatatggagcaatgctgttgtaatacatgcaaaatgttgtttggcattgtcttgctcaAATTAGCTCCCGTTTGCAGCTTATCGTACAGCCTGACTATGAGAACTGAAAGAGTTCAGAGAAAACATGCTGGGAATGTAGTGTCTATAGTGATATAATGTTTATGTCTTGTAGTTTGGCCCAAAGTTCAAAGTTAAAATGGGAAAAGTAGCTTAAATACTTTCCACCCTGTGTCATGCCAACATTTAACTGGGACACTAGTGATGCCCCTGCTCCACACTTATTAACAGGTGACTACCGACGTGTcatttgtgaattttttttttttaactgaagatGTTATGTTATGTACTTTATTAGTCCTACAAGGGAAATTCATCACTTTGCTGCCTATCTATGCCCAATCTGGGAGCAGCACAGCATTGCCAACAGAGCAGTGCCCCTGGGCAGTGGGGGGTTGAGTGCCTTGCCCAGGGGTACTGCCAGATATACCTAGTTAGTCATTGGACTTGAATCAACAACCTTCCATTTGTTGGCTCCTAAAAGCTTATTCTATTAACTTATTTGCTTAGTTGTAGCTATAACAACCAGCCATAGCCACTTGTCTAAAAGTCAATCCCATTTACCATCCAGTTACTTAACCTAAGTCATGCACATTTAAAATACACAGGCCAGTTTGTAAGGGGTCAAACAAATGGTGTGAACTATAGTTACTCAAGCTCCAAAAATCTTGTGATTAGAAACACTTGTTCACCACCCACCCTCCTACCAGAGTGCAGTTCAGTGAccaaaacttttacatttaGCAACATGCCAAGTAAAAAATATGCAATTAATAACATACATGGACAACACACATTGTGGATTGTGGATGGGCCCAAGCATTATTTGTATTCTGACTGATATTTGAAGATTATGTGATTTTTTCTTCCACACTAACATCACTGTCAGGGTTTTTATAGGCTaacttttaaataatttcaCATCAAGGGCATAAAATGTATTAACTGAGTAGCCTACAAGTCACATGTAAATTAATGCATAGGCTAATTTGAGGGAGTGCTTTTGGACAATTAATTGGTTTGTAGCTCAGTCAGTGATTATGTAAGCTATAGATTGAGGGAGTGCTTAGTTAACCTGTGGTCACAGTTGATGAGCTGCCTTGTGCACCTGAAACATTGCAGAATGGAATGAATTGTTTCAGTGAATTGAGGCAAATGATGCCAGGCACTGGGTTATACAACACAAAGGAACACTAATACCCTATGGACCAGGTCACATTGGAATTATACAATCCCCCTTAATAACTCAGGGGTTATTCGGTACCAACTTTGGATTGTGTGCAGCTTATggcattttatttgaaatttgatctacaatttattttttaccaGAAACCGCAGACTTCCTAAA from Pygocentrus nattereri isolate fPygNat1 chromosome 9, fPygNat1.pri, whole genome shotgun sequence harbors:
- the LOC108432203 gene encoding LOW QUALITY PROTEIN: G protein-coupled receptor 8 (The sequence of the model RefSeq protein was modified relative to this genomic sequence to represent the inferred CDS: inserted 1 base in 1 codon); the protein is MDNTSAPRLAPCNLSSASPPQNCTSSGSDFSLWLPLVYALICAVGLAGNTXVICVIARAPGMKSVTNVFILNLAIADDLFALVLPASIAEHVLRRWPFGELACRAVLSIDHYNIFSSVYFVALMSADRYAVVASALRSRRVARRTRGLAWALSACVWALVVLLVAPFTFFAGMHVSPGDDRPSCVLTLPRPEAFWFAATRIYTLMLSFVLPVSIICVLYGLMLCKLRRASGKALDKVKRKVTVMVSVVLAVCLLCWTPFHLSTVVALTAELPNTPLLAGVSYFITCLSYANSCLNPFLYAFLDPSFRREFRKMLDC